A genomic region of Trichothermofontia sichuanensis B231 contains the following coding sequences:
- a CDS encoding glycosyltransferase has product MRKLYFLLPGTGPQFACGGLWAELRVYDLARQLGEAAIVTYRQREKGTLFLDDVLRAKVLDDVIFVLSWGFDVPKLAARLRHQPVVYHAHSAGYGFRLPSRIPIIAVSRNTMGYWGQRSSHALIYYLPNQIADEFTNLGQERDIDVLVQARKSSTYLLKELIPALQSVCRVEVVNTYVENLPQLFNRAKVYLYDSAEYWAQQGVTEGFGLQPLEAMACGCQVFSSVNHGLSDYLDPGFNCEKIAGYSLAYDRQRILAAIAHYPQFTLSEQVLGQYRAPNIRDRLTKILADLNQFFDYPLTEQTPIRDFSQVDFWIRKSQRAWQKIRRKLGI; this is encoded by the coding sequence ATGCGCAAGCTCTATTTTTTACTTCCGGGGACCGGCCCGCAGTTTGCCTGTGGGGGCTTGTGGGCAGAACTGAGGGTTTATGATCTGGCCCGTCAGCTTGGGGAGGCGGCGATCGTCACCTATCGCCAGCGGGAAAAGGGCACCCTGTTTTTAGACGATGTGTTGCGGGCAAAAGTGCTAGACGATGTGATCTTTGTCCTGAGTTGGGGGTTTGATGTGCCCAAATTGGCGGCACGATTGCGTCACCAGCCAGTGGTTTACCATGCCCATAGTGCGGGGTATGGGTTTCGCTTGCCGTCGCGGATTCCTATTATTGCAGTCAGTCGCAATACGATGGGCTACTGGGGCCAGCGATCGTCCCATGCACTTATTTATTATTTACCTAATCAGATTGCTGATGAGTTTACCAATTTAGGCCAAGAGCGGGATATCGATGTATTAGTCCAAGCTCGCAAATCATCGACCTATTTACTCAAGGAACTGATTCCAGCGCTGCAGTCAGTTTGTCGGGTTGAGGTGGTTAATACCTATGTAGAGAATCTGCCCCAGTTGTTTAATCGGGCTAAGGTTTATCTCTATGATTCGGCGGAATATTGGGCACAGCAAGGGGTCACGGAGGGATTTGGCTTACAACCTCTAGAGGCGATGGCCTGTGGGTGTCAGGTTTTTTCTAGTGTCAATCATGGCTTGTCGGATTATCTTGATCCGGGATTTAATTGCGAGAAAATTGCGGGCTATTCCCTCGCCTACGATCGCCAACGTATTCTCGCCGCGATCGCCCACTATCCCCAGTTTACCCTCTCAGAACAGGTATTAGGGCAATATCGAGCACCCAATATCCGCGATCGCCTGACTAAAATTCTTGCCGACCTAAATCAGTTCTTTGATTATCCCTTGACTGAACAAACTCCGATTCGGGATTTTAGCCAGGTGGATTTTTGGATACGCAAATCCCAAAGAGCTTGGCAGAAAATTCGCCGTAAGTTGGGCATTTAG
- a CDS encoding adenylosuccinate synthase, producing MANVIVIGAQWGDEGKGKITDLLSRSADVVVRYQGGANAGHTIVAQGQTLKLHLIPSGILYPETECIIGSGTVIDPKILIEELDRLEALEIPTDHLLISETAHITMPYHRLIDRASEEQRGTHRIGTTGRGIGPTYADKSERTGIRVVDLIDPVVLAKKLRWTIAYKNQILEKLYNLPPLDADAIVAEYQGYADRLRPHVVDCSLRIYEAIQARRNILFEGAQGTLLDLDHGTYPYVTSSNPVAGGACIGAGIGPTMIDRVIGVAKAYTTRVGEGPFPTEIDGDLGEHLCDRGAEFGTTTGRKRRCGWFDAVIGRYAVRINGMDCLAITKLDVLDDLDEIRVCVAYEIEGQRCHHFPSDAHRFAQCRPVYETLPGWKQSTTGCRTLDDLPRKALDYLKFLAELMEVPIAIVSLGASRDQTIIVEDPIHGPKRALLSSNGVEESGMSSLTR from the coding sequence TTGGCTAACGTTATTGTTATCGGTGCCCAGTGGGGCGACGAAGGGAAAGGGAAAATTACCGATCTGCTCAGTCGATCGGCAGATGTCGTGGTGCGATATCAAGGTGGCGCGAACGCGGGTCACACGATCGTCGCCCAGGGACAGACCCTTAAGTTACATCTGATTCCCTCCGGGATTCTCTACCCAGAAACGGAGTGTATTATTGGGTCGGGGACGGTGATCGATCCCAAAATTCTGATCGAAGAACTCGATCGCTTGGAAGCCCTAGAGATTCCGACTGATCACCTCCTAATTTCAGAAACGGCCCACATCACGATGCCATACCATCGCCTGATTGATCGGGCCTCGGAGGAACAGCGGGGTACCCATCGCATCGGTACTACCGGGCGGGGGATTGGCCCTACCTATGCGGATAAATCCGAGCGCACGGGAATTCGGGTGGTGGATCTAATCGATCCCGTTGTCCTAGCGAAGAAACTCCGCTGGACGATTGCCTATAAAAACCAAATTCTGGAAAAGCTCTATAATCTGCCCCCCCTGGATGCCGACGCGATCGTGGCCGAATACCAGGGCTATGCCGACCGCCTGCGGCCCCATGTTGTCGACTGCTCACTGCGGATCTACGAAGCCATCCAAGCTCGCCGTAATATCCTGTTTGAGGGTGCCCAGGGAACGCTGCTGGACCTGGATCACGGTACCTATCCCTATGTGACTTCCTCCAATCCCGTGGCGGGGGGAGCTTGTATTGGGGCTGGGATTGGACCCACCATGATTGATCGCGTGATCGGCGTGGCCAAAGCCTATACCACCCGTGTGGGCGAAGGTCCTTTCCCGACTGAGATTGACGGGGATTTAGGCGAACACCTGTGCGATCGCGGGGCCGAGTTTGGTACCACTACGGGGCGCAAGCGTCGCTGTGGTTGGTTTGATGCTGTCATTGGCCGCTATGCCGTGCGCATTAACGGCATGGATTGTCTGGCGATCACCAAGCTAGATGTGCTAGACGATCTCGACGAAATTCGGGTTTGTGTGGCCTACGAAATTGAAGGTCAACGCTGTCATCACTTCCCCAGTGATGCCCATCGGTTTGCCCAGTGTCGCCCAGTTTACGAAACCTTGCCGGGATGGAAGCAGTCCACCACGGGCTGCCGAACCCTGGATGATCTGCCCCGCAAAGCCTTGGACTACCTCAAGTTTCTAGCAGAACTGATGGAAGTCCCGATCGCGATCGTCTCACTGGGGGCCTCACGCGACCAAACCATCATCGTCGAGGACCCGATCCACGGACCCAAACGCGCTCTGTTGTCCAGCAACGGGGTGGAGGAATCGGGGATGTCGAGTCTGACGCGCTAA
- a CDS encoding 50S ribosomal protein L25/general stress protein Ctc, with the protein MELTIEAKVREAGSKPNALRRAGRIPATLYGHQGATSIPITVDAKAASLLLRDAVVNNTIVNLNVTDQPWQGKTLIREVQTHAWKDLLYHISFFAITAQDSVDVTVPIHLVGEPKGVKLQGGNLDTVLTEVTLRCAPNAIPEAITVDVTDFQVGEVLHIKELPLPAGAVALGDADSVVFSILAGHSSADEAIADSTAG; encoded by the coding sequence ATGGAACTAACAATTGAGGCTAAAGTCCGGGAAGCGGGTAGTAAACCCAATGCCCTGCGCCGTGCGGGCCGGATTCCGGCCACCCTATATGGACACCAGGGGGCCACTTCTATCCCCATTACGGTCGATGCTAAGGCGGCGTCCCTCCTGCTGCGGGATGCTGTGGTCAATAACACGATCGTGAATCTGAATGTGACGGATCAACCCTGGCAGGGGAAGACCCTGATCCGGGAAGTGCAAACCCATGCTTGGAAGGATTTGCTTTACCACATCAGCTTTTTTGCCATTACCGCTCAAGATTCCGTCGATGTGACGGTTCCGATCCATCTAGTTGGTGAACCGAAGGGGGTGAAGCTCCAGGGTGGTAACCTCGACACAGTGTTGACGGAAGTGACGCTTCGTTGCGCACCGAATGCCATTCCGGAAGCCATTACGGTGGATGTTACAGATTTCCAGGTGGGTGAAGTGTTGCACATCAAGGAATTGCCTCTGCCTGCAGGTGCCGTCGCCCTCGGTGATGCCGACAGCGTTGTGTTTTCGATCCTGGCCGGTCACAGCAGTGCCGACGAGGCGATCGCCGACAGCACCGCTGGCTAG
- a CDS encoding transposase, whose protein sequence is MRALASAAAQELQALVLRRQQWVERVSAERHRSSRARSERAQAQINRHLEWLHEEINNLHEEMQAQLKQSQQWQQQPEILPSVPGVGVVTASTLVALLPELGQLLRRQPITALVGVAPINCDRGKRRGKCLVMGGRSGVRAVLYMAALVATRSIQ, encoded by the coding sequence GTGCGCGCCTTGGCATCAGCCGCCGCCCAAGAGTTGCAAGCTTTGGTGCTGCGGCGACAACAGTGGGTCGAGAGGGTCAGCGCTGAACGCCACCGCAGCAGCCGTGCGCGTTCCGAGCGTGCCCAAGCACAAATCAACCGTCACCTGGAATGGTTGCACGAAGAAATCAACAACCTGCATGAGGAGATGCAAGCGCAACTCAAGCAGTCGCAGCAATGGCAGCAGCAACCGGAGATCTTGCCGTCAGTGCCAGGGGTGGGGGTGGTCACTGCCAGTACCTTGGTGGCGTTACTGCCTGAGTTGGGGCAATTGTTGCGCCGCCAGCCGATTACGGCGCTGGTGGGGGTAGCTCCGATCAATTGTGATCGTGGCAAGCGGCGGGGCAAGTGCTTGGTCATGGGGGGTCGCAGTGGTGTCCGTGCCGTCTTGTATATGGCGGCGTTGGTGGCAACCCGGTCCATCCAGTGA
- a CDS encoding aromatic ring-hydroxylating dioxygenase subunit alpha encodes MLTEVPPATPQLRPTPTLPAGGSDPHRFDWQEAWYPIFYVDDLDPTQLHKFTLLGQDLVIWWDRQAACWRVFADQCPHRLVPLSEGRIAEDGLLECPYHGWAFRGDGQCDRIPQQPATGSAQTVKRACAKALPAIVRQGLLFVYPGQPQNAPQVAVPLIEPMLDGSEDWVCLNTFRDLPYDALTLLENVLDASHIPFTHHATVGNRANAAPVAAMEVLRADRQGFEGVWPEGPRRGTLGTQTTHFIAPALMWHDLTSKQFGRTLTVVYATPIRKGECRVFARFPFKFASKLPRFFLKLAPTWYSHIGQNGVLEDDQIFLHFQERYLEQRGGSANFSKACYLPTAADRFVAALRTWVNTYEADPFPGQSLPPAQPIAALLDRYYSHTQHCVSCRSALKTIQRLRLVLAIGGVIAWAIATGVNLVGGSVWAGGIAVIGVLLAGAGWLGLGQLEQQFFEGRRVPPRNQPKSPSGARLRQSKRQTGKNGPH; translated from the coding sequence ATGCTGACGGAAGTTCCTCCCGCAACACCCCAACTTCGACCCACGCCTACGCTCCCGGCAGGCGGCAGTGATCCGCACCGCTTTGACTGGCAAGAAGCCTGGTATCCGATTTTTTACGTGGATGATCTGGACCCGACTCAACTGCACAAATTCACCCTGTTGGGGCAGGATCTAGTGATCTGGTGGGATCGGCAGGCGGCCTGCTGGCGCGTGTTTGCGGATCAGTGCCCCCATCGCCTGGTACCACTATCGGAAGGGCGGATTGCTGAAGATGGGCTGCTGGAGTGTCCCTATCATGGGTGGGCCTTTCGCGGCGATGGCCAGTGCGATCGCATCCCCCAACAACCCGCCACTGGCAGTGCCCAGACGGTTAAACGGGCTTGTGCTAAGGCCTTGCCTGCGATCGTGCGCCAGGGTCTGCTGTTTGTCTATCCGGGGCAACCGCAGAATGCGCCCCAGGTGGCTGTTCCCTTGATTGAACCCATGCTGGACGGCTCCGAGGATTGGGTTTGCCTGAATACTTTTCGGGATTTGCCCTACGATGCGCTGACGCTGCTGGAAAACGTTCTGGATGCCAGCCATATTCCCTTTACCCACCATGCTACCGTCGGGAATCGGGCGAATGCGGCTCCCGTGGCTGCAATGGAGGTATTGAGAGCAGACAGGCAAGGGTTTGAAGGGGTATGGCCAGAGGGACCCCGGCGCGGCACCCTGGGGACACAAACAACCCATTTTATTGCCCCGGCCCTCATGTGGCACGACCTAACCTCGAAGCAGTTTGGTCGTACGCTGACAGTGGTCTATGCGACACCGATACGGAAGGGAGAGTGTCGGGTGTTTGCGCGGTTCCCCTTCAAGTTCGCTAGCAAGCTACCGCGTTTCTTCCTGAAGCTCGCCCCCACTTGGTACTCCCACATCGGTCAAAATGGGGTTTTGGAAGATGATCAAATCTTTTTACACTTCCAGGAGCGTTATCTGGAACAACGAGGAGGCAGTGCTAACTTTAGCAAAGCCTGCTATTTGCCGACGGCGGCAGATCGCTTTGTGGCTGCCCTGCGAACCTGGGTGAATACCTACGAGGCGGACCCGTTCCCTGGTCAGTCTCTGCCACCAGCCCAACCGATCGCAGCCCTGCTCGATCGCTACTATTCCCACACTCAGCATTGCGTCAGTTGCCGATCGGCCCTCAAAACGATTCAACGCCTGCGCCTAGTATTAGCCATTGGGGGCGTAATTGCCTGGGCGATCGCAACGGGGGTGAATCTGGTGGGGGGATCTGTCTGGGCTGGCGGGATTGCGGTGATCGGAGTGCTTTTAGCAGGGGCCGGTTGGCTAGGATTGGGTCAACTAGAACAGCAATTTTTTGAGGGACGACGGGTACCGCCCCGGAATCAACCGAAATCCCCGTCGGGTGCGCGACTTCGCCAAAGCAAGCGGCAAACTGGCAAAAACGGACCGCATTGA
- the murA gene encoding UDP-N-acetylglucosamine 1-carboxyvinyltransferase: protein MVLKTEDRTINPTPDLSTPLASPEAQESVLKIWGQQSLSGHVSVNGAKNAALPILAGALLCSGECLLHNIPALVDVRRMGEVLAALGVQVKCGPHSVMVNARDLNESHAPYELVSQLRASFFVIGPILARLGVARVPLPGGCAIGARPVDLHVRGLQKMGAEVHIDHGIVHAQVRGRNRRLKGANIYLDYPSVGATETLLMAATLAEGETTIGNAAQEPEVVDLANFCRSMGARIYGAGTNTITIVGVSQLHSTEYAIIPDRVEAGTLLIAGAITRSAIQISPVMPEHLTAVIAKLREMGVQVTPEGDRGLRVAPGYDLQATDVETLPYPGFPTDMQAPMMALLTLAKGDSVITETVFENRMRHVAELNRLGADIRAKGNHAIVRGVPFLSGAPVLATDLRASAALVLAGLAAEGVTTIRGLYHLDRGYAHLDQKLQNLGARIQRTTIPADPTVAIEEPAPLPSVPA from the coding sequence ATGGTGTTAAAAACGGAGGACAGGACCATTAACCCAACACCTGATCTCTCAACCCCTCTGGCTTCACCAGAAGCCCAAGAATCAGTTTTGAAAATTTGGGGTCAGCAATCGCTGAGCGGACATGTCAGTGTCAATGGGGCCAAAAATGCCGCGCTCCCCATTTTGGCAGGCGCGTTGCTCTGTTCGGGGGAATGCTTACTCCATAATATCCCAGCGCTCGTGGATGTCAGGCGGATGGGTGAGGTCCTGGCGGCTCTGGGGGTACAGGTCAAATGTGGCCCCCACTCTGTGATGGTTAACGCCCGTGACTTAAATGAATCCCATGCGCCTTACGAACTGGTTAGCCAACTGCGGGCCAGTTTTTTTGTGATTGGGCCAATCCTTGCCCGGTTAGGCGTGGCACGGGTACCCCTACCGGGTGGCTGTGCGATCGGTGCTCGCCCGGTGGATCTCCATGTGCGTGGCTTGCAAAAGATGGGGGCCGAGGTTCACATTGATCACGGCATTGTCCACGCCCAAGTTCGGGGTCGTAATCGTCGGCTTAAGGGAGCCAATATTTACTTGGACTATCCTAGCGTCGGGGCGACGGAGACCTTGCTAATGGCGGCAACGCTGGCTGAGGGGGAAACGACGATCGGTAATGCGGCCCAGGAACCTGAAGTGGTTGATTTGGCTAACTTCTGCCGCTCGATGGGGGCGCGCATCTACGGGGCCGGGACGAATACGATCACGATCGTGGGGGTTTCCCAACTCCATAGCACTGAGTATGCGATTATCCCCGATCGGGTGGAGGCGGGCACGTTGCTGATTGCGGGTGCCATTACCCGCTCAGCAATCCAGATCTCGCCTGTGATGCCGGAGCATTTGACGGCAGTGATCGCGAAATTGCGAGAAATGGGTGTTCAGGTAACGCCAGAGGGCGATCGTGGCCTGCGGGTAGCCCCTGGCTATGACTTGCAAGCGACCGATGTGGAGACGCTGCCCTATCCAGGCTTTCCCACCGATATGCAAGCACCGATGATGGCCCTGCTCACCCTCGCGAAGGGGGATAGCGTCATCACGGAGACCGTGTTTGAAAACCGTATGCGCCATGTGGCTGAACTCAACCGCCTCGGCGCTGATATTCGGGCGAAGGGTAACCATGCGATCGTGCGGGGGGTGCCGTTCCTGTCAGGAGCACCGGTTCTGGCTACTGATTTGCGGGCGTCAGCGGCCCTAGTTCTGGCTGGGTTGGCAGCCGAAGGCGTGACGACGATCCGCGGCCTCTATCACCTCGATCGCGGCTATGCCCATCTGGATCAAAAATTACAAAACCTGGGTGCCCGCATCCAACGGACCACGATTCCAGCCGACCCGACGGTGGCGATCGAGGAACCAGCCCCACTTCCCTCTGTCCCCGCTTAA
- the folE gene encoding GTP cyclohydrolase I FolE, which translates to MTTSNGTIANGTTPSSTPVNGSSANGMAGAALNRTFLSLSDSLGEVSTNGNGSVQANATGTQPDDAQMREAVRTLLLGVGENPEREGLLKTPKRVVEAMRFLTAGYQQSLAELVNGAIFDEGHNELVLVRDIGFFSLCEHHMLPFMGRAHVGYIPNQKVVGLSKLARIVEMYARRLQVQERLTRQIAEAIQEILEPRGVAVVLEATHMCMVMRGVQKPGSWTVTSSMVGAFEEQTTREEFFNLIRHQPAFF; encoded by the coding sequence ATGACAACTTCCAATGGCACGATCGCGAATGGCACAACTCCCAGTAGCACACCTGTGAATGGCAGTTCTGCCAATGGGATGGCTGGTGCTGCCCTCAATCGCACTTTTCTCTCGCTGTCTGACTCCCTAGGCGAGGTGTCAACTAACGGGAATGGCTCAGTCCAGGCCAATGCTACCGGTACTCAGCCGGATGATGCCCAGATGCGTGAAGCCGTCCGCACGCTCCTGCTTGGGGTAGGCGAAAATCCTGAACGGGAAGGGTTACTCAAAACGCCCAAACGGGTTGTAGAAGCCATGCGGTTTTTGACAGCAGGCTATCAGCAATCATTGGCTGAATTGGTCAACGGAGCCATCTTTGATGAGGGGCATAATGAACTGGTTCTGGTGCGTGATATTGGCTTTTTCAGCCTATGTGAACACCACATGTTGCCATTCATGGGCAGAGCGCACGTGGGCTATATCCCCAACCAAAAAGTAGTGGGTTTGAGTAAATTAGCTCGGATTGTGGAAATGTATGCTCGTCGCCTTCAGGTTCAGGAGCGCTTAACCCGTCAGATTGCGGAAGCGATCCAGGAGATCTTAGAGCCGCGTGGGGTCGCTGTGGTGTTGGAAGCAACCCACATGTGCATGGTCATGCGGGGGGTACAGAAACCCGGTTCTTGGACCGTGACCAGTTCAATGGTGGGGGCCTTTGAAGAGCAGACCACGCGGGAAGAGTTCTTTAACCTGATTCGCCATCAACCGGCATTTTTCTAA
- a CDS encoding acetyl-CoA carboxylase carboxyltransferase subunit alpha, whose translation MASPERRPLLLDFEKPLVELEARITQIRQLAEENDVDVSDQIQQLEARAMQLRAEIFQSLTPAQRLQVARHPRRPSTLDYIQAITDEWIELHGDRGGSDDRALVGGLARLEGRPVVMLGHQKGRDTKDNMLRNFGMASPGGYRKALRLMQHADRFGMPIITFIDTPGAYPGVEAERLGQGEAIARNLREMFSLRVPILCTVIGEGGSGGALGIGVGDRLLMFEHSVYTVASPEACASILWKDASKAPQAAEALRITALDLKNLGILDRLLPEPIGGAHADPLRAAMTLKTALISDLADLSQLTPQQLQEQRYQKFRRMGVFTEYAA comes from the coding sequence ATGGCTAGCCCTGAACGTAGACCCCTGCTTCTTGACTTTGAGAAACCCCTTGTTGAACTCGAAGCTCGCATTACCCAAATCCGCCAACTAGCGGAAGAAAACGATGTGGATGTTTCCGACCAGATCCAGCAGCTTGAAGCACGGGCAATGCAACTGCGAGCGGAAATTTTCCAGAGTTTAACCCCTGCCCAACGCCTGCAAGTCGCTCGCCATCCCCGACGCCCCAGCACCCTCGATTATATTCAGGCCATTACCGATGAATGGATTGAACTCCACGGCGATCGCGGCGGTAGTGACGATCGGGCGCTGGTGGGCGGTCTGGCCCGTCTCGAAGGCCGGCCTGTGGTTATGTTAGGCCACCAGAAGGGCCGCGACACCAAGGATAATATGCTGCGCAACTTCGGCATGGCTTCCCCCGGTGGCTACCGCAAAGCCCTGCGCCTAATGCAACACGCCGATCGTTTCGGGATGCCGATCATTACCTTTATTGATACCCCCGGTGCCTATCCTGGCGTTGAAGCGGAGCGGCTGGGACAAGGGGAAGCCATTGCCCGGAACTTGCGCGAGATGTTCAGTTTACGGGTGCCAATTCTCTGTACGGTCATTGGGGAAGGCGGCTCTGGCGGTGCCTTGGGGATTGGCGTCGGCGATCGGCTGCTGATGTTTGAACACTCGGTCTACACGGTCGCTAGCCCCGAAGCCTGTGCCTCGATCCTATGGAAAGATGCCAGCAAAGCCCCCCAAGCGGCTGAGGCGCTCCGGATTACAGCACTGGATCTCAAAAACCTGGGGATTCTCGATCGCCTCCTGCCAGAACCGATCGGCGGTGCCCACGCAGACCCCCTCCGGGCTGCCATGACCCTGAAAACAGCCCTGATTAGTGATCTTGCCGACCTCTCCCAACTCACCCCCCAACAGCTCCAAGAGCAGCGCTACCAAAAATTCCGCCGGATGGGTGTGTTCACCGAGTATGCCGCATAA
- a CDS encoding COG1361 family protein: MIPTWRQAKQWFSQQELGISSTSIFVASLLVYWYSDRQIGSGDTVPNTLLAFNWLKNGILHFDNFRDSYFFDRGNVYFFVESANGHLTSLYPIGPAIVAFPLYVLFFLWLEFKAILKTWILGYYVDPLQLTELAFDERRLVYEHLTAAILTAFSVVIFYQILRLKFSPSVALIGSFVLGIATNTWVTNSQGLWQHTIANLLIVAIMLCLFKANRLPNASVQNGLVGITGVLCGLLPGVRPTSILFAIAVALYVLYHYRWRSLYFFLGALSCLLSVAWNLYYFQNPFGGYATEIKSPYRWTLVQGWEGFTGLLFSPSRGLLIYSPIVLLALPGAYQVYRRRACRDEQLVLVLLGAAIVLFLTYCFYSIWWAGFTFGPRFMVDLLPILAYLIAQAWDGLLRLLALPRYRLASAATLAAGLGLTLLSSGVQVIGAFGEANWDAVPLSVDQHTDRLWDWRDSQLRREASNIYFQIVPPLPDPDRYLAEFQGQLLRLNDAVAHPLASPLRLDINQRLLLQATLENTGQSPWFGYETGRTVGRTKLRVRFYPDASRTPVPLVNNYLYLRSTAPHSQPTSAIGLIQTPVTPGSYRLVLDLVVEAPYNEVLHSYPLAYELPVRVEPTVYAHEITVRDPLPTAWPPAQTITLPLTLKNTSNFTWDSAQVPPVFVAYHWLHPDGRVAIQEGERTRFPTAVAPGEITLLTARILTPPRPGNYILQLTLVQENVAWFDQKGAQSLALPITIEN; this comes from the coding sequence ATGATTCCCACCTGGAGACAGGCGAAACAGTGGTTTTCGCAACAGGAACTAGGGATTAGTAGCACCTCTATTTTTGTGGCATCTTTGCTTGTTTATTGGTATAGCGATCGTCAAATTGGATCCGGGGACACGGTACCGAACACGCTGCTGGCCTTTAACTGGCTAAAAAATGGGATTCTGCATTTTGATAACTTCCGGGATAGCTATTTTTTCGATCGCGGCAATGTCTACTTTTTTGTGGAATCTGCTAACGGTCATCTCACGTCCTTATACCCAATTGGTCCTGCGATCGTGGCCTTTCCCCTCTATGTCCTATTTTTTCTATGGCTGGAGTTTAAGGCTATCCTCAAAACTTGGATCTTGGGCTACTACGTTGATCCGCTCCAGCTTACTGAGCTTGCTTTTGACGAGCGTCGTCTCGTGTATGAACATTTAACGGCGGCGATTTTAACGGCTTTTTCAGTTGTTATTTTCTATCAGATTCTACGACTGAAATTTAGTCCCTCAGTCGCCCTTATCGGCAGTTTTGTCTTGGGCATAGCAACCAATACCTGGGTCACCAATTCCCAGGGATTGTGGCAACACACGATCGCTAACCTCTTGATTGTGGCCATCATGTTGTGCCTTTTCAAGGCTAATCGGCTCCCCAATGCCTCTGTTCAAAACGGGCTAGTCGGTATCACAGGGGTCTTGTGTGGCCTGCTGCCGGGTGTGCGCCCTACCAGTATCCTGTTTGCGATCGCCGTTGCCCTTTACGTGCTCTACCATTATCGCTGGCGATCGCTCTATTTTTTCCTCGGTGCCCTTTCCTGTCTCCTGAGTGTAGCTTGGAATCTCTACTATTTCCAAAACCCTTTTGGCGGCTATGCCACTGAAATTAAGAGTCCCTATCGGTGGACCCTTGTCCAAGGTTGGGAAGGTTTTACGGGCTTGTTGTTTAGCCCTAGTCGGGGATTATTGATTTATTCGCCGATCGTGCTTTTGGCTCTACCGGGTGCTTATCAAGTGTATCGACGGCGGGCCTGTCGGGATGAGCAGTTAGTCTTAGTCTTGTTGGGCGCAGCGATCGTCCTGTTTCTCACCTACTGTTTTTACAGTATCTGGTGGGCAGGCTTCACCTTTGGTCCCCGTTTTATGGTGGATTTGTTGCCGATTCTGGCCTACCTCATTGCCCAGGCTTGGGACGGGTTGCTGCGGCTATTAGCCCTACCCCGGTATCGTTTGGCGAGCGCGGCTACCCTCGCTGCTGGTTTGGGGTTAACCCTATTGTCCAGTGGGGTGCAGGTGATCGGAGCCTTTGGAGAAGCCAACTGGGATGCGGTGCCCCTATCGGTCGATCAGCACACCGATCGCCTGTGGGATTGGCGCGATTCCCAACTCCGGCGCGAAGCCAGCAACATTTACTTTCAAATCGTGCCGCCCCTACCCGATCCCGATCGCTACCTGGCCGAGTTTCAAGGCCAACTGCTGCGTCTCAACGATGCAGTCGCTCACCCCCTGGCCTCCCCCCTGCGACTGGATATCAATCAGCGCCTTCTCCTGCAGGCAACCCTGGAAAATACGGGGCAATCCCCTTGGTTTGGTTACGAAACAGGACGCACCGTAGGCCGTACCAAACTCCGGGTGCGGTTCTACCCCGATGCTAGCCGCACACCCGTTCCCCTCGTCAATAATTACCTTTACCTGCGCTCCACCGCCCCTCACAGCCAGCCGACCTCAGCGATCGGCCTCATTCAAACTCCCGTTACCCCTGGTTCCTATCGCCTCGTTTTAGATCTGGTAGTGGAAGCCCCCTACAACGAAGTGCTACACAGTTATCCCCTCGCCTACGAATTACCTGTGCGAGTTGAGCCAACGGTCTATGCCCATGAAATCACTGTCCGCGATCCCCTGCCGACAGCATGGCCTCCAGCCCAAACGATTACTTTGCCCCTTACCCTCAAAAATACTAGCAACTTCACCTGGGATTCAGCGCAGGTCCCGCCTGTCTTCGTCGCCTACCACTGGTTACACCCCGACGGTCGCGTTGCCATTCAAGAAGGTGAACGTACCCGTTTTCCCACTGCCGTCGCCCCCGGTGAAATCACATTGCTTACGGCCCGCATCCTTACCCCCCCGCGTCCTGGCAACTATATTTTGCAGCTTACGCTTGTGCAAGAGAACGTCGCCTGGTTTGATCAAAAAGGTGCCCAATCGCTGGCGCTACCGATCACGATCGAGAACTAG